A portion of the Anaerolineales bacterium genome contains these proteins:
- the rimO gene encoding 30S ribosomal protein S12 methylthiotransferase RimO, whose amino-acid sequence MRPRYHLVSLGCAKNTVDSQSMAQLLERDGFRNTPTPEDADVLLVNTCGFIGPAREESLAALRQLAAAKRPGQLLIAAGCLTQRYGAEIAQQVPGLDGLLGTRRWLDIVDVVHQARRNRQPVYDLPQAPTVAMDSPGISRTAVQGASAYLKIADGCRRPCAFCAIPLIKGTAVSRPKAAILSEAHALQEQGVQEIVLIAQDTTDYGHDLGLRDGLADLLDDLAPAVPQVPWIRVLYAYPGCVTDRLIEVIARHPNVVPYLDMPLQHAHPRLLRAMRRPANVEWVHRTLEKMRLAMPELVLRTTFIVGYPGETEAEFQELLDFVQATRFDRLGVFTFSFERGTASEPLGDPVPEAVKQERRDRLMVVQQAISLQNNQAQIGRRLQVLVEGQGEGLSIGRSYRDAPEIDGMVIVEGNLPVGSMAPVLIQGALEYDLTGTPSLP is encoded by the coding sequence ATGAGGCCGCGCTACCATCTGGTCTCGCTTGGCTGCGCCAAGAACACCGTCGACTCGCAGTCGATGGCCCAGTTGCTGGAGCGCGACGGATTCCGCAACACACCCACACCCGAAGATGCCGACGTCTTGCTGGTGAACACCTGCGGCTTCATCGGCCCGGCGCGTGAGGAGTCGCTCGCCGCCCTGCGGCAGCTGGCGGCCGCCAAGCGCCCGGGCCAGCTGCTGATTGCAGCCGGATGCCTGACCCAGCGCTACGGGGCCGAAATCGCCCAACAGGTGCCGGGACTGGACGGCCTGCTGGGAACCCGGCGCTGGCTGGACATCGTCGATGTCGTTCACCAGGCGCGTCGCAACCGGCAGCCGGTCTACGATCTCCCGCAGGCGCCAACGGTCGCCATGGACAGCCCGGGCATCTCCCGCACCGCAGTCCAGGGCGCCAGCGCCTATTTGAAGATCGCCGATGGCTGCCGCCGGCCGTGTGCCTTCTGCGCTATTCCTTTGATCAAGGGGACCGCCGTCAGTCGGCCCAAGGCCGCCATCCTGTCCGAGGCGCACGCCCTGCAAGAGCAGGGTGTGCAGGAGATCGTGCTGATCGCCCAGGACACGACCGACTACGGGCACGACCTGGGGCTGCGGGATGGACTGGCGGACCTACTGGACGACCTTGCGCCTGCTGTGCCGCAGGTCCCGTGGATCCGCGTGCTCTACGCTTACCCGGGCTGCGTCACGGACCGGCTGATCGAGGTCATCGCCCGGCACCCGAATGTCGTGCCGTATCTGGACATGCCGCTGCAGCATGCCCACCCGCGCTTGCTGCGGGCGATGCGCCGGCCGGCCAACGTCGAGTGGGTGCACCGCACGCTCGAGAAGATGCGCCTGGCGATGCCGGAGCTGGTGCTGCGGACCACGTTCATTGTCGGCTATCCGGGGGAGACGGAGGCCGAATTCCAGGAGCTGCTCGACTTCGTCCAAGCCACGCGCTTCGATCGCCTGGGCGTGTTCACCTTCTCCTTCGAGCGCGGGACGGCCAGCGAGCCGCTGGGCGATCCTGTGCCGGAGGCGGTCAAGCAGGAGCGCCGGGATCGCCTGATGGTTGTGCAGCAAGCGATATCGCTCCAGAACAACCAGGCGCAAATCGGACGCAGGCTGCAAGTTCTGGTGGAGGGGCAGGGCGAGGGTCTATCGATTGGCCGATCGTATCGGGACGCGCCCGAGATCGACGGCATGGTCATCGTCGAGGGAAACCTGCCCGTCGGGTCGATGGCGCCCGTATTGATCCAGGGCGCGCTGGAGTACGACCTGACCGGGACCCCGAGCCTTCCCTAG